From a single Collibacillus ludicampi genomic region:
- a CDS encoding thiolase family protein encodes MRDVVIVSGARTAVGTMAGSLKDVHQADLGGLVYREAVTRAGIKPEEVDEVIVGNVGQVAESGFLGRMVSLKAGFPLKTTAYAVNRQCGSGLEAINSAVVKIQAGYADIIVAGGTENMNQLPYYVRKARFGYRFGHDTFEDGLLTILTWPMGPYPNGVTAENLAQKYGVSRQEQDEWALISQERAARALQEGIFREEIVPVEINKGGEIQLFETDEHPRIGITIERLSRLKPAFRENGTVTPGNSSGINDGAGAVVLMGADIAEKLGFKPLLKIRSFAVAGCDPSIMGYGPVPATKKALERAGLSIEDIDLIELNEAFAAQTIVGIRELGLNPEKVNVNGGAIALGHPIGATGGILTVKLMYEMKRRNAQFGLVTMCIGGGQGITTIYENCL; translated from the coding sequence GTGCGTGATGTAGTTATTGTAAGCGGTGCTCGTACCGCAGTCGGTACTATGGCAGGGAGTCTTAAAGATGTTCACCAGGCTGATCTTGGTGGTTTGGTTTACAGGGAAGCAGTTACTCGTGCCGGAATTAAGCCGGAAGAAGTAGATGAAGTTATTGTAGGGAATGTTGGACAAGTGGCTGAAAGTGGTTTCTTGGGCAGAATGGTTTCTTTAAAAGCTGGTTTTCCTTTGAAAACGACCGCGTATGCGGTGAATCGGCAATGTGGATCCGGATTGGAAGCAATTAATTCCGCAGTCGTAAAGATTCAAGCTGGATACGCAGATATAATAGTTGCCGGCGGTACGGAAAATATGAATCAATTACCTTATTACGTTCGCAAAGCACGTTTCGGATATCGTTTTGGACATGACACATTTGAAGACGGGTTGCTTACGATTTTGACCTGGCCTATGGGACCGTATCCGAATGGAGTAACTGCGGAAAATCTTGCCCAAAAATATGGGGTTTCTCGACAAGAGCAAGATGAGTGGGCATTGATTTCTCAAGAAAGAGCAGCGAGAGCTCTTCAAGAGGGGATTTTTAGGGAAGAAATTGTTCCTGTAGAGATTAATAAAGGAGGGGAAATCCAACTGTTTGAAACTGACGAACATCCACGTATTGGAATCACAATAGAAAGACTTTCACGCCTCAAGCCTGCATTTCGGGAAAATGGTACTGTAACTCCTGGTAATTCCTCGGGAATTAATGACGGTGCGGGAGCTGTCGTACTAATGGGAGCGGATATTGCTGAGAAACTTGGTTTTAAGCCCTTGTTAAAAATACGCAGCTTTGCTGTGGCTGGTTGTGATCCGTCCATAATGGGTTATGGACCTGTACCTGCCACTAAAAAAGCGCTCGAACGTGCCGGCCTATCAATCGAAGATATCGATCTTATTGAACTAAATGAAGCGTTTGCTGCCCAAACAATTGTTGGAATTCGAGAATTAGGACTAAACCCGGAAAAAGTGAATGTTAATGGAGGTGCAATTGCATTGGGGCATCCCATTGGAGCCACTGGTGGAATTTTGACTGTAAAACTGATGTATGAAATGAAAAGGAGAAATGCCCAGTTTGGATTGGTGACCATGTGTATCGGTGGAGGTCAAGGCATAACAACAATCTATGAAAATTGTTTATAG
- a CDS encoding response regulator transcription factor — MAQRVLVVDDEEAIQKLIEYNLTQAGFEVMTSDNGLNALETVLQERPDLIILDLMLPGLGGMEFCQRLRKEGIATPIIMLSAKGEEIDRILGLEMGADDYVTKPFSPRELVARVKAVLRRSGEETNQAEGVYRCGDITVDVNRYEVMQGDKQVDLTPREFELLHYMIKNSGRVLSRDHLLDKVWGYEFVGDTRIVDVHVSHLREKLERDPKNPEYIKTVRGVGYKFVRREN; from the coding sequence ATGGCTCAGCGTGTACTTGTGGTCGATGATGAAGAAGCCATTCAAAAACTCATTGAATATAACTTGACGCAGGCGGGCTTTGAAGTCATGACCAGCGATAATGGGCTCAACGCTCTGGAAACGGTTTTGCAGGAGCGTCCCGATTTGATCATCCTTGACCTGATGCTCCCGGGACTCGGCGGCATGGAATTTTGCCAACGTTTGCGCAAAGAAGGGATCGCGACGCCGATCATCATGCTTTCAGCTAAAGGGGAAGAAATCGATCGGATCCTCGGACTGGAAATGGGGGCTGACGATTATGTGACCAAACCTTTTTCCCCGCGCGAACTGGTCGCCCGTGTGAAAGCTGTTTTGCGAAGGTCGGGCGAGGAAACGAACCAGGCAGAAGGGGTTTACCGCTGCGGCGATATTACGGTGGATGTAAACCGTTATGAAGTGATGCAAGGGGATAAACAGGTGGATCTGACCCCGCGCGAATTTGAACTCTTGCATTACATGATCAAAAACAGCGGGCGCGTGCTCAGCCGCGATCACCTTCTCGACAAAGTCTGGGGTTATGAATTCGTCGGCGATACGCGAATCGTGGACGTGCACGTTTCACATTTGCGCGAAAAATTGGAACGTGACCCTAAAAACCCTGAATATATCAAAACGGTACGCGGGGTCGGATATAAATTCGTACGGAGAGAGAATTGA
- the pnpS gene encoding two-component system histidine kinase PnpS, whose protein sequence is MRGIRSRITFTYLILIGLALSISGVFILQLLENVKLEQVTQTLQEEGQLTVTWLRPYFASPAATRSDMMQQAEKTAKALGKEITLFDSRGKLFFDSQGNRDDGPDQPEVKSALTGFVGKDIRENEGLHTNFYYVAVPVKEGPHVLGIVRVGVPFSPIVDTLQHLWGRVGIGFLLVGIATAFVSLYFSHKLAQPIEEINRVVRRIAEGDVNERVRFRSSDELGEVSESINVMASKIAQQIEDLTQEKSKLEGILTHMDSGVIVVDRSGNIKLINPAFGKIFEVQEEKFLGRWHWECLRSYGLSSMIDDVILHGEVMRKEMNVYAPVERTLEVIITPIQGKHETIMGAVAVLHDISQWRRLERMRSEFVANVSHELRTPITAVRGFAETLLDGALADPDTAKQFVQIIYDESSRLSRLVSDLLDLSQIEHNRSIMRMETIDVVQLLRSTFDKLCHQAEQNGLTLVGNWPEHPVSVEADSDRIAQVMINLVANAITYTPKGGEISAWMEEGDDHVTVHVKDTGIGIPPQDIDRLFERFYRVDKARHRRSGGTGLGLAIVKHILEAHHGTIQVQSEVGKGSDFAFTLPKKQPDPMFS, encoded by the coding sequence ATGCGTGGCATCCGCAGTCGCATTACTTTTACCTATCTGATTTTGATCGGTTTGGCCCTGTCGATTTCAGGGGTTTTTATTTTACAACTTCTCGAAAACGTAAAGCTGGAGCAAGTGACGCAAACATTGCAAGAAGAAGGTCAATTGACTGTCACATGGTTGCGTCCGTATTTTGCTTCTCCTGCGGCAACGCGCAGTGACATGATGCAGCAGGCCGAGAAAACCGCGAAAGCGTTAGGCAAAGAGATCACCTTGTTCGATTCACGCGGGAAGCTCTTTTTTGATTCGCAAGGGAATCGCGATGACGGGCCTGACCAGCCGGAAGTAAAATCCGCGCTAACCGGTTTTGTGGGCAAGGATATTCGGGAAAACGAAGGGCTGCACACCAACTTTTATTATGTGGCTGTACCGGTCAAGGAAGGGCCGCATGTCTTGGGAATCGTGCGCGTCGGTGTGCCTTTTTCTCCGATTGTCGATACGCTTCAACATCTTTGGGGCAGGGTCGGCATCGGCTTTCTGCTCGTCGGGATCGCCACAGCGTTCGTAAGCCTTTATTTCTCTCATAAACTCGCACAGCCGATCGAAGAGATTAACCGGGTGGTCAGACGCATCGCCGAAGGGGATGTGAACGAACGCGTGCGTTTTCGCAGTTCGGATGAATTGGGGGAGGTCAGCGAATCGATCAATGTGATGGCATCGAAGATCGCGCAACAGATTGAAGATCTCACCCAAGAGAAAAGCAAGTTGGAAGGGATCCTCACTCATATGGATTCCGGGGTGATCGTCGTCGATCGTTCGGGGAACATCAAGCTGATCAATCCCGCTTTCGGTAAAATCTTTGAGGTACAAGAAGAGAAATTTTTGGGACGCTGGCATTGGGAATGTCTGCGTTCGTACGGCTTGTCATCCATGATCGACGATGTGATCCTGCACGGAGAAGTGATGAGAAAAGAGATGAACGTGTACGCGCCGGTCGAGCGTACGTTGGAAGTCATCATCACCCCGATTCAGGGAAAACATGAAACGATCATGGGAGCGGTGGCCGTTTTGCACGATATTTCCCAATGGCGCCGTCTGGAACGGATGCGCAGTGAATTTGTGGCGAACGTATCCCACGAGTTACGGACTCCGATCACTGCCGTGAGAGGATTCGCCGAAACCCTCCTCGACGGCGCACTGGCCGATCCGGATACGGCCAAACAGTTCGTGCAGATCATTTACGACGAATCGTCCCGCTTGTCCCGCCTCGTTTCTGACCTGCTCGATCTTTCGCAGATTGAACATAACCGTTCAATCATGCGGATGGAAACGATCGATGTGGTGCAGCTCCTCCGTTCTACGTTCGACAAACTGTGTCATCAAGCGGAACAAAACGGCCTTACGCTTGTAGGAAATTGGCCGGAACATCCCGTTTCTGTGGAAGCCGACAGCGATCGCATCGCGCAGGTGATGATCAATCTGGTTGCGAACGCGATCACGTATACCCCCAAAGGTGGAGAAATTTCCGCCTGGATGGAAGAAGGGGACGATCACGTGACGGTTCACGTCAAGGACACTGGAATCGGTATTCCCCCGCAAGATATCGACCGCTTGTTTGAACGATTTTACCGTGTGGATAAGGCGAGACACCGCCGTTCAGGAGGCACCGGTCTGGGACTTGCGATCGTCAAGCACATTCTGGAGGCCCACCATGGGACGATACAAGTGCAAAGCGAAGTGGGCAAAGGATCGGATTTTGCTTTTACGTTACCCAAAAAACAGCCAGACCCCATGTTCTCCTAG
- a CDS encoding LacI family DNA-binding transcriptional regulator, with the protein MKNERFGMTRSREGVTIDEIARVAGVSRSTVSRVLTGHPNVKPATRAKVEKVIQQLNYQPNFIAQGLARGSLNMIGLLIGDIRNPFYAEVARGVEDIANQAGYMVVLCDTDYDFQKEQIYLQGAQKFGFSGLILMSVMDVEELVPVLKNIQCPIVLLNRYVHAYETDVVLVDNFQGGYQAAKHLIELGHTRIGYLGGPQLSTASRERTAGFMQALKDYGIKLNERDVAYGDLKMDTGRQYGQRWLEQSNRPTSIFAANDLMALGILDVLQEAGINIPEEISIVGYDDLPFVGIHPISLTTVRQPHYQMGATAMSLLMDRIRGNDTCLQRITYTPELVIRETTAPPNLK; encoded by the coding sequence ATGAAAAATGAGAGGTTTGGAATGACGAGATCACGAGAAGGAGTAACAATAGACGAAATTGCACGTGTGGCTGGAGTTTCTCGATCAACTGTTTCTCGAGTTTTAACCGGACATCCAAATGTTAAACCTGCGACACGTGCGAAGGTGGAGAAGGTAATACAACAACTTAACTATCAACCTAACTTTATAGCACAAGGTTTAGCTCGTGGTTCCCTAAATATGATTGGACTTTTAATTGGTGACATTCGTAATCCCTTTTACGCAGAAGTAGCTCGTGGTGTAGAAGACATCGCAAATCAAGCAGGGTACATGGTTGTGCTTTGTGATACGGATTATGATTTTCAAAAAGAACAAATTTATCTTCAAGGAGCACAAAAGTTTGGATTTAGTGGTTTAATTTTGATGTCCGTTATGGACGTAGAGGAATTAGTACCAGTTCTAAAAAATATTCAGTGTCCAATCGTTTTGCTGAATCGTTATGTTCACGCATATGAAACAGATGTCGTGCTTGTCGACAATTTTCAAGGTGGTTATCAAGCGGCTAAGCATTTGATTGAATTAGGGCATACAAGAATCGGTTATTTGGGAGGTCCGCAATTATCGACTGCAAGCCGAGAACGAACCGCCGGGTTTATGCAAGCCCTCAAAGATTATGGGATAAAGTTAAATGAACGAGATGTAGCATATGGCGATTTGAAAATGGATACTGGACGACAATATGGACAACGTTGGTTGGAACAATCTAATCGACCTACATCCATTTTTGCAGCCAATGATTTGATGGCACTGGGTATTTTAGATGTATTGCAGGAAGCAGGTATTAATATACCCGAAGAAATAAGCATTGTAGGATATGACGATCTTCCGTTTGTTGGGATACATCCGATTTCACTCACAACTGTTCGTCAGCCTCACTATCAAATGGGAGCCACTGCAATGTCTCTGTTAATGGATCGTATACGGGGGAATGATACTTGTTTGCAACGTATTACGTATACACCTGAGTTGGTTATTCGAGAAACAACAGCACCACCAAATCTTAAGTAA
- a CDS encoding ComF family protein — MNIRLWWETFLGLLYPAASSCLVCSGPIHSPRADRISPPDHMPMLCPTCKQRLTPIEPPLCMVCGRHLERVNRAIETKRMYDTHARIIQDRVPSADVQPVRLNRQPTEPQWETSEIVNHSGMGDARMEQRKFEPSLRCRECYRQTSFVFSRSYGAYRDELREILHRYKFMREKELLPLLAGFLCTAWDMHMAAIPCDFLVPVPIHPQRLRERGFNQAYQLAQELSGYSKIPLLNPLRRDIHLTGQAMKTRKERLLALQGVFSVEPFYVSQLSGKTILLIDDIYTTGSTAEACSRVLLEAGVGAVYVLTVAR; from the coding sequence ATGAACATTCGCCTCTGGTGGGAAACATTCCTTGGGCTCCTGTACCCGGCGGCATCTTCATGTCTCGTCTGTTCGGGGCCCATCCATTCTCCCCGCGCCGATCGCATTTCCCCTCCCGACCACATGCCGATGCTTTGTCCAACATGTAAGCAACGGCTCACTCCGATCGAACCTCCCCTCTGCATGGTTTGCGGACGCCATTTGGAAAGAGTGAACAGAGCGATAGAAACGAAACGAATGTATGATACGCATGCACGCATCATCCAAGACCGCGTACCATCTGCGGATGTACAGCCGGTACGACTCAACCGACAGCCAACAGAACCGCAGTGGGAGACGAGTGAAATCGTCAATCATAGCGGCATGGGGGACGCAAGAATGGAGCAACGGAAATTCGAGCCGTCTTTGCGCTGCCGGGAGTGCTACCGGCAAACCTCATTTGTCTTCTCTCGTTCGTACGGCGCTTACCGTGACGAATTGCGGGAGATTCTCCATCGATACAAATTTATGCGCGAAAAAGAGCTACTCCCTTTGCTCGCCGGTTTCCTGTGCACCGCATGGGACATGCATATGGCAGCCATCCCCTGCGACTTTCTCGTACCCGTTCCGATTCATCCCCAGCGCTTGCGTGAACGTGGCTTTAATCAAGCTTATCAGTTGGCGCAAGAGTTATCCGGTTATTCGAAGATTCCCCTGCTGAATCCTCTTCGACGTGACATTCATTTAACGGGACAAGCCATGAAAACCCGGAAGGAACGCCTGCTTGCGCTCCAGGGCGTTTTTTCCGTCGAGCCGTTTTACGTCTCGCAGCTCTCCGGCAAGACAATCTTGTTGATTGACGATATCTATACAACGGGATCCACCGCGGAAGCATGCTCCCGCGTATTGTTGGAAGCGGGTGTTGGAGCAGTCTATGTGCTGACGGTAGCTCGGTAG
- a CDS encoding DegV family protein — MSSLAIVTDSTAYLPHDYVQQHGVTVVPLIVNFGQQTYKEGIDILADQFYERLASDPVMPTTSQPSVGDFVQTFEELLRTHDQVLAVLFSSGLSGTYQTAQAAARMVEGDVTIIDSRITSYPLAEMVREAVRMRDEGYGKEEIVARIHEMIASVHAYFVVDSLDHLHRGGRLSKASALVGSLLQIKPILYVDSEGKLDVFEKVRTRRKAVERLLELLREQTSPGQKVRLGVIYSANRDDAEDLRQRIENEFPYVETSLSELGPVIGTHTGPGVLAITFYTVSWA, encoded by the coding sequence ATGAGCTCGCTTGCGATCGTTACGGATAGTACAGCTTATCTGCCACATGATTACGTTCAACAACACGGAGTGACGGTTGTTCCCTTGATCGTGAACTTCGGCCAACAAACATACAAGGAAGGCATCGATATTCTCGCTGATCAATTTTATGAACGGTTGGCTTCCGATCCGGTCATGCCGACGACCTCACAGCCATCTGTCGGAGATTTTGTGCAGACATTCGAAGAACTGTTACGCACGCATGATCAAGTCTTGGCCGTGCTCTTTTCGAGCGGGTTGTCGGGCACTTACCAAACGGCGCAGGCGGCGGCACGCATGGTCGAAGGTGATGTAACGATCATCGATTCCCGCATTACCAGCTACCCCTTGGCCGAGATGGTGCGGGAAGCGGTTCGCATGAGGGATGAAGGATATGGTAAAGAAGAGATCGTCGCTCGCATACACGAGATGATCGCATCGGTACACGCCTATTTTGTTGTCGACTCCCTCGATCACCTGCACCGTGGGGGCAGGCTTTCGAAAGCATCCGCACTGGTCGGTTCCTTGTTGCAGATCAAACCGATTTTATATGTGGATTCTGAGGGGAAACTTGATGTTTTTGAGAAGGTCCGGACGAGACGCAAGGCGGTCGAGCGCCTCCTGGAGTTGTTGAGGGAACAGACTTCACCCGGGCAGAAAGTTCGTCTCGGGGTGATCTACTCGGCGAATCGGGACGATGCGGAAGATCTGCGACAAAGGATCGAAAACGAGTTCCCCTATGTCGAAACCTCACTGAGTGAACTGGGACCTGTGATCGGCACACATACGGGGCCTGGCGTTCTTGCGATCACCTTTTATACGGTGTCGTGGGCATGA
- a CDS encoding acyl CoA:acetate/3-ketoacid CoA transferase, which translates to MRPRFLSGEQAAELIQDGYTVATVGMTLVGSCESILKPLEKRFLETGHPCNLTLFHAAGQSDRQRGIQHLAHEGMTKRIIGSHWGLAPKWMELISKNKVEAYCLPQGQATHLLRDMAGGHKGHLSKIGLGTFIDPRFEGGKMNTRTRELEDLVELVELHGEEYLYYRQIPIDVVLVRGTTADENGNITFEDEAMKLEVLPAVLATKRFGGLVIAQVKRIAEAGTLHPKEVVIPGVFVDVVVKSENPEEDHRQTSSFYFDPAYSGDLRVPVTSVEAKPLTIRKLIARRAALELTPNSIINLGTGIPNDEIGGIIIEENMTDEIVVTVESGVYGGAPLGGIDFGIAKNMEALIEHPYQFDFYNGTGVDFTFMGVGQVDENGNVNSTKFSGRSTGAGGFIDITQCAKTVVFCSTFTARGLEVDFRDHKLNIVKEGTEKKFVKKVEQVSFNGQLAMERGQRVVIVTERAVFELTKNGIELVEIAPGIDIERDILRQMDFRPIIRNNLRIMDPTIYREDSFHLKEKIRRNREIQFV; encoded by the coding sequence ATGAGACCAAGGTTTCTTAGCGGCGAACAGGCGGCTGAGCTTATCCAAGACGGGTATACAGTTGCAACCGTGGGCATGACATTGGTAGGTTCCTGCGAAAGTATACTTAAACCATTAGAGAAACGTTTTTTGGAAACTGGCCATCCTTGTAATCTTACATTGTTTCATGCAGCAGGGCAAAGCGATCGGCAGCGTGGGATTCAACATCTTGCTCATGAAGGAATGACCAAACGGATTATTGGATCACATTGGGGACTTGCACCGAAGTGGATGGAGTTAATATCCAAAAATAAAGTTGAAGCGTACTGTTTGCCTCAAGGGCAGGCTACTCATCTGCTTCGTGATATGGCAGGTGGGCATAAAGGACATTTATCGAAAATAGGGCTTGGAACATTCATCGATCCAAGATTTGAAGGCGGGAAAATGAATACTCGTACCCGTGAATTAGAGGATTTAGTTGAACTTGTTGAACTTCATGGAGAAGAGTATCTGTATTATCGTCAAATTCCAATTGATGTTGTCTTGGTACGCGGGACTACAGCCGATGAAAACGGTAACATTACTTTTGAAGATGAAGCCATGAAATTAGAAGTGCTGCCGGCCGTTCTGGCGACAAAACGTTTTGGAGGTTTGGTGATTGCCCAAGTAAAGAGAATTGCGGAAGCAGGTACATTACATCCAAAAGAAGTTGTGATTCCGGGAGTTTTCGTGGATGTAGTCGTTAAATCTGAAAATCCGGAAGAAGATCACCGACAAACCTCAAGCTTTTACTTTGATCCGGCTTATAGTGGAGACTTACGGGTTCCAGTAACGAGTGTTGAGGCAAAACCTCTGACGATACGCAAACTTATCGCCCGTAGAGCCGCTTTGGAATTGACACCGAACTCAATTATTAATCTAGGAACAGGAATTCCCAATGATGAGATTGGCGGTATAATCATCGAAGAAAATATGACTGATGAAATAGTCGTAACTGTTGAATCAGGAGTTTATGGTGGCGCACCATTAGGTGGAATCGATTTTGGAATTGCAAAAAATATGGAAGCCTTAATTGAACATCCATATCAATTTGATTTTTACAATGGAACTGGTGTTGATTTCACATTCATGGGTGTAGGACAGGTAGACGAAAATGGGAATGTAAATTCCACAAAATTTTCAGGTCGTTCTACAGGTGCTGGCGGATTTATTGATATTACCCAATGTGCCAAGACTGTCGTCTTTTGTAGTACTTTTACTGCCCGTGGACTCGAAGTAGATTTTAGAGATCACAAACTTAATATTGTAAAAGAGGGAACTGAAAAGAAATTTGTAAAGAAAGTTGAACAAGTTTCATTCAATGGTCAATTAGCTATGGAACGCGGTCAACGTGTTGTCATTGTGACGGAAAGAGCTGTTTTCGAGTTGACCAAAAATGGGATTGAGCTTGTAGAAATCGCTCCAGGAATCGATATAGAACGAGATATTTTAAGACAAATGGATTTTAGACCTATTATTCGTAATAATCTGCGAATAATGGATCCTACGATTTATCGAGAAGATTCCTTTCATTTGAAAGAAAAGATCAGAAGAAACAGAGAAATTCAATTTGTATAA
- a CDS encoding transposase gives MAQYQNTVDSKLLQPLFLGNSQDAGVAALLESVLNQVLQAQASEQLAAEPNERTEVSTRLSKWYLPYPLTTRVGTITFRVPRIRNGKFSTELFARYQRSEQALVLALMEMVVNGVSTRKVNQITEDCVVRNLTRTRRPKL, from the coding sequence ATGGCTCAATACCAGAATACCGTAGATTCCAAGCTTTTGCAGCCGTTATTTTTGGGGAATTCTCAGGATGCCGGGGTGGCTGCGTTGTTAGAATCCGTATTGAACCAAGTATTGCAAGCTCAAGCAAGCGAACAATTGGCTGCAGAGCCTAATGAGCGGACGGAAGTTTCAACAAGGTTATCGAAATGGTACCTACCCTACCCACTTACAACTCGTGTGGGAACGATCACTTTTCGAGTTCCTCGTATCCGTAACGGTAAATTCTCTACGGAGTTGTTTGCCCGATACCAACGGAGCGAGCAAGCTCTTGTCTTGGCTCTTATGGAGATGGTCGTGAATGGTGTTTCGACCCGCAAAGTAAACCAGATTACGGAGGATTGTGTGGTACGGAATCTTACGAGAACAAGGCGGCCCAAGCTATGA
- a CDS encoding type II toxin-antitoxin system death-on-curing family toxin, with amino-acid sequence MYVALTREQIIGLHDELLNLYGGMPGEKEPGLIDSLVVKPFTTYFGEEQYPGLFLKAAVYLHGFAIAQYFNDGNKRTGVYCALVFLDLNGYELTASWEELYDVALMVANKQMGLDELAIWLESNSVERRENDNE; translated from the coding sequence ATGTATGTCGCATTAACAAGAGAACAGATTATAGGTCTGCACGATGAGCTGTTAAACCTATATGGCGGGATGCCGGGGGAAAAAGAGCCGGGGTTAATTGATTCTCTCGTCGTAAAACCTTTTACGACATATTTCGGAGAAGAACAATACCCTGGTTTGTTTTTAAAAGCGGCCGTGTATTTGCATGGATTTGCGATTGCACAATATTTTAACGATGGCAACAAAAGAACGGGTGTATATTGCGCCTTAGTGTTCTTGGACTTAAATGGATACGAACTAACTGCATCCTGGGAAGAATTATACGATGTGGCGTTAATGGTCGCGAATAAACAAATGGGACTCGATGAATTAGCCATTTGGCTGGAAAGTAATTCAGTAGAGCGTAGAGAGAACGATAATGAATGA